A stretch of Gasterosteus aculeatus chromosome 4, fGasAcu3.hap1.1, whole genome shotgun sequence DNA encodes these proteins:
- the dera gene encoding deoxyribose-phosphate aldolase — MSARNPGTTLDLEWISKVRVNTHAVLKRAQHVQAQKIPKKQWQAAWLLKAVTCIDLTTLAGDDTPSNVHRLCLKAIQPVRHDLLRAVDMHDKGITTAAVCVYPSRVADAVKSLREANSSLAVASVATGFPAGQTPLETRLQEVRVAVADGATEIDIVINRMLALTGQWEAMYEEIRQFRAACGDAHMKTILAIGELGTFTNVYKASLVAMMAGSDFIKTSTGKESVNATYPVAIVMARAIRDYFLCSGHKVGFKPAGGIRTAQESLVWLALIKEELGKDWLCPTLFRLGASSLLADIERQIYHHVTGQYAAYHELPMA, encoded by the exons ATGTCGGCCAGGAACCCTGGGACAACGCTTG ACCTGGAGTGGATATCCAAAGTGAGGGTTAACACACACGCCGTACTGAAGAGAGCCCAGCATGTACAAGCACAGAAGATCCCAAAGAAACAGTGGCAG GCCGCATGGCTGCTGAAGGCCGTCACTTGCATCGACCTGACAACTCTCGCTGGAGACGACACGCCATCCAACGTCCACCGGCTGTGCCTGAAAGCCATCCAGCCGGTCCGACATGACCTGCTTCGGGCGGTGGACATGCACGACAAAG GAATTACtacagcagcagtgtgtgtgtatccatccCGTGTGGCCGACGCAGTCAAATCCCTTCGAGAGGCCAACTCCAGCCTTGCCGTAGCCTCAG TGGCCACTGGTTTTCCAGCCGGCCAGACACCTCTGGAGACCCGCCTACAGGAAGTCCGCGTAGCGGTGGCTGACGGCGCCACGGAGATCGACATCGTCATCAACAGGATGCTTGCCCTCACTGGACAGTGGGAAG CTATGTATGAGGAGATCCGTCAGTTTCGAGCGGCCTGTGGTGACGCCCACATGAAGACCATCCTGGCTATTGGAGAGCTGGGCACCTTCACTAACGTCTACAAGGCCAGCCTGGTGGCTATGATGGCTG GCTCCGACTTCATTAAGACGTCCACAGGAAAGGAGTCTGTCAATGCCACTTACCCGGTCGCCATAGTGATGGCGAGGGCCATCCGCGACTACTTCCTGTGTTCAGGCCACAAG GTGGGCTTTAAGCCAGCAGGGGGGATCCGAACGGCTCAGGAGTCCCTGGTGTGGCTCGCTCTCATCAAAGAGGAGCTGGGTAAAGACTGGCTCTGTCCGACCCTGTTCCGCCTG